A region from the Methylocystis iwaonis genome encodes:
- a CDS encoding enoyl-CoA hydratase-related protein, whose protein sequence is MDILESIDERGVVHLTLNRPHRRNAFDRASMLELTTILRRLDSDARVRVVALSGAGGNFCAGGDIEWMRGLANASPQAQEDDALALSEMFHTLDTLSKPTVAMIEGVAFGGGVGLVACCDIAICDNSSKFSMSEVRLGLAPAVVGPYVVRAVGPRASRALFLTAEPISADRALQTGLIHEIAEKNEIEAARDHVIDALLFGAPGAQAQTKDLVALCEQRPIDLSLRRETAHVIMARWASSEGAEGLSSFLERRAPNWRPRRQA, encoded by the coding sequence ATGGATATTCTCGAATCGATCGACGAACGCGGGGTCGTCCATCTGACGCTCAATCGTCCACATCGACGCAACGCCTTCGATCGCGCCTCCATGCTGGAGCTGACGACGATATTGCGCCGCCTCGACTCCGACGCGCGCGTGCGTGTCGTGGCGCTCTCCGGCGCTGGCGGCAATTTCTGCGCTGGCGGCGACATCGAATGGATGCGCGGTCTCGCCAACGCCTCGCCACAGGCGCAGGAAGACGATGCGCTGGCGCTCTCGGAGATGTTCCACACACTCGATACGCTCTCGAAGCCGACAGTGGCCATGATAGAGGGCGTTGCTTTCGGCGGGGGCGTCGGTCTCGTCGCTTGCTGCGACATCGCCATATGCGACAACAGCTCAAAGTTCTCCATGAGCGAGGTCAGGCTTGGGCTGGCGCCCGCGGTTGTCGGACCGTATGTCGTAAGAGCCGTTGGTCCCCGGGCGTCGCGCGCCTTGTTCCTGACCGCCGAGCCCATTTCAGCAGACAGAGCCCTGCAAACTGGACTAATTCACGAGATTGCTGAGAAAAACGAAATCGAGGCGGCGCGCGATCATGTGATCGATGCGTTGCTGTTCGGCGCACCGGGCGCGCAGGCGCAGACCAAGGACCTTGTCGCGCTCTGTGAGCAACGTCCGATCGATCTCTCGCTTAGGCGAGAAACGGCGCATGTGATTATGGCGCGTTGGGCCTCTTCGGAAGGAGCAGAAGGCTTGAGCAGCTTTCTTGAAAGGCGTGCGCCAAATTGGCGTCCACGCCGGCAAGCCTGA